A single Acidobacteriota bacterium DNA region contains:
- the radC gene encoding DNA repair protein RadC, with the protein MNKQSSFTIRDLPKPERPRERLKKFGPEALSASELLALVIGRGIPNKSVMNIAQELLSKFGSIKAISQATIEELSQIKGIAFAKAAQIKACFELGKRQDLEPEIKDFDIKNPQSVVNAIHKSIQDKAKEHFKLILLNTRNRIIGISTISVGTLNANLVHPREVFKEAIIHSAASVVLVHNHPSSVTLLSKSVA; encoded by the coding sequence TCTTTTACTATTCGCGACCTACCAAAACCTGAAAGACCACGGGAGAGGCTCAAAAAATTCGGTCCGGAGGCACTCTCTGCTTCCGAACTTCTGGCTTTAGTTATTGGACGAGGCATCCCTAACAAATCTGTGATGAATATTGCACAGGAGTTATTATCAAAGTTTGGTAGTATAAAAGCCATAAGTCAAGCAACCATAGAAGAACTATCCCAGATAAAAGGAATCGCTTTTGCAAAGGCTGCTCAGATAAAAGCCTGTTTTGAATTAGGCAAAAGGCAGGATTTAGAACCAGAAATAAAAGATTTTGATATCAAAAACCCGCAAAGTGTAGTTAATGCTATCCATAAAAGCATTCAAGATAAGGCTAAGGAACATTTTAAACTTATTCTCCTTAATACACGCAATAGAATCATAGGCATCTCTACAATCTCTGTAGGCACACTCAATGCTAATCTGGTTCATCCACGGGAGGTATTTAAAGAAGCTATAATCCATAGCGCCGCTTCAGTAGTTTTAGTTCACAATCATCCTTCTAGCGTGACTTTACTAAGCAAGAGCGTCGCATAA